The Pygocentrus nattereri isolate fPygNat1 chromosome 4, fPygNat1.pri, whole genome shotgun sequence genome includes a window with the following:
- the vamp4 gene encoding vesicle-associated membrane protein 4 isoform X1 — MREPEREEQPDTSMPPKFKRHLNDDEVTGSVRSERRNLLEEDSDEEEDFFLRGPTGPRFGPQNDKIRQVQSQVDEVIDVMQENISKVIERGERLDDLQDKSESLSDNASAFSSRAKQLHRRMWWRDMKMKMIVALVVVILLLIIIIPIILKYR, encoded by the exons ATG AGGGAGCCAGAGAGGGAGGAGCAGCCCGACACCAGCATGCCTCCCAAATTTAAAAGGCACTTGAATGACGACGAGGTCACCGGCTCTGTACGCAGTGAAAGG AGGAACCTGCTGGAGGAAGACTCTGATGAAGAAGAAGACTTTTTCTT aagaGGACCAACTGGACCCAGATTTGGCCCCCAGAATGACAAAATTAGACA GGTGCAGTCTCAGGTTGACGAGGTTATTGATGTGATGCAGGAAAACATCTCAAAGGTCATTGAGCGTGGAGAGCGTCTGGATGACCTGCAGGACAAGTCTG AGAGCCTATCGGACAATGCATCTGCATTCAGCAGTCgagccaagcagctgcacaggaGGATGTGGTGGAGAGACATGAAG ATGAAGATGATTGTGGCATTGGTGGTTGTCATACTGCTGCTCATTATAATCA TCCCAATAATACTGAAGTATCGCTAG
- the vamp4 gene encoding vesicle-associated membrane protein 4 isoform X3 — MPPKFKRHLNDDEVTGSVRSERRNLLEEDSDEEEDFFLRGPTGPRFGPQNDKIRQVQSQVDEVIDVMQENISKVIERGERLDDLQDKSESLSDNASAFSSRAKQLHRRMWWRDMKMKMIVALVVVILLLIIIIPIILKYR; from the exons ATGCCTCCCAAATTTAAAAGGCACTTGAATGACGACGAGGTCACCGGCTCTGTACGCAGTGAAAGG AGGAACCTGCTGGAGGAAGACTCTGATGAAGAAGAAGACTTTTTCTT aagaGGACCAACTGGACCCAGATTTGGCCCCCAGAATGACAAAATTAGACA GGTGCAGTCTCAGGTTGACGAGGTTATTGATGTGATGCAGGAAAACATCTCAAAGGTCATTGAGCGTGGAGAGCGTCTGGATGACCTGCAGGACAAGTCTG AGAGCCTATCGGACAATGCATCTGCATTCAGCAGTCgagccaagcagctgcacaggaGGATGTGGTGGAGAGACATGAAG ATGAAGATGATTGTGGCATTGGTGGTTGTCATACTGCTGCTCATTATAATCA TCCCAATAATACTGAAGTATCGCTAG
- the vamp4 gene encoding vesicle-associated membrane protein 4 isoform X2, with translation MREPEREEQPDTSMPPKFKRHLNDDEVTGSVRSERRNLLEEDSDEEEDFFLGPTGPRFGPQNDKIRQVQSQVDEVIDVMQENISKVIERGERLDDLQDKSESLSDNASAFSSRAKQLHRRMWWRDMKMKMIVALVVVILLLIIIIPIILKYR, from the exons ATG AGGGAGCCAGAGAGGGAGGAGCAGCCCGACACCAGCATGCCTCCCAAATTTAAAAGGCACTTGAATGACGACGAGGTCACCGGCTCTGTACGCAGTGAAAGG AGGAACCTGCTGGAGGAAGACTCTGATGAAGAAGAAGACTTTTTCTT aGGACCAACTGGACCCAGATTTGGCCCCCAGAATGACAAAATTAGACA GGTGCAGTCTCAGGTTGACGAGGTTATTGATGTGATGCAGGAAAACATCTCAAAGGTCATTGAGCGTGGAGAGCGTCTGGATGACCTGCAGGACAAGTCTG AGAGCCTATCGGACAATGCATCTGCATTCAGCAGTCgagccaagcagctgcacaggaGGATGTGGTGGAGAGACATGAAG ATGAAGATGATTGTGGCATTGGTGGTTGTCATACTGCTGCTCATTATAATCA TCCCAATAATACTGAAGTATCGCTAG